CAACAACCTGTTTAAGTACACCCAGTTGCAGTCGTCGTTCGGCGTCAACAACGTGGCCCTGGTCAAAGGCCGCCCGATGACGCTGGGTCTGCGCGACCTCATCAAGTACTTCGTTGAGCATCGCGAGGAAGTTATCGTGCGCCGCACGCGCTTCGAGCTGGCCGAGGCCCAGAAGCGGGCCCACATCTTGGAGGGCCTCCTTATCGCGCTCGACCACCTGGACGAGGTGATTAAGCTCATCCGCGAGTCGCGCGACCCCGAGGTGGCCCGGCTAGGCCTCATCGAGCGCTTCGCCCTGAGCGAGGTGCAGGCCCGCGCCATTCTGGATATGCGCTTGCAGCGCCTTACCGGCCTGGAGCGCGATAAGCTCGTGGCCGAGTACGAGGACCTGATGCGTCTCATCGACCGCCTGAACACCATTCTGGCTTCGGAAGCCGAGCAGCGGGCGCTTATTAAGACGGAGTTGCTCGACATGCGCGACCGCTACGGCGACGCGCGCCGCACGAGCATCAACCACGCGGGCGGCGACTTCTCGATGGAGGACATGATTGCCGACGAGGCCATGGTGATTACCGTGAGCCGCGAGGGCTATATCAAGCGCACCAGCCTCGATGAGTACCGCACGCAAGGTCGGGGAGGAGTGGGGGCCCGCGGCGCCGGCTCCAAGCAGGACGACTTTACCGAGCACCTGTTCGTGGCTACCACCCACGAGTACCTGCTCATCTTTACCGAGCAGGGCCGCATGTTCTGGCTGCGGGCCTACGAAGTGCCCGAAACCGCTAAAACAAGCAAGGGTACGCCGCTGCAAAACCTCATCGACAAGCCTAAGGAAGACGCCGTGCGCTCAGTGCTCAACGTGCGCAACCTGCGCTCGGCCGACTATTTGGAGAATACCTTCCTCATGTTCTGCACCGAGAAAGGCACGGTGAAAAAGACCCCGCTGGAGGCGTATTCGCGCCCCCGGGCGGCGGGTATCAACGCCATCACCATCAACGAAGGCGACCGCCTGCTCGACGTGCAGCTGCTTTCTGGCAACTCGCAGGTGATTCTGGCCTCGCGCTCGGGCCGGGCGGTGCGCTTCCCCGAAGAAAAAGTGCGCCAGATGGGCCGCACGGCGGCCGGGGTGCGCGGCATCACGCTCAGCGAAGACGACGCCGACGACAAAGTGGTGGGCATGGTTTGCATCGCTGATGCCAGCCAGGAACTGCTCGTAGTGAGTGATAACGGCTATGGCAAGCGCTCGGCGCTCGACGAATACCGCATTACTAACCGCGGGGGTAAGGGCGTGAAAGCCATGCAGGTAACGGATAAAACCGGCAAGCTGGTGAGCATCCAGGCCGTGAGCGACGCCGACGACTTGATGATTATCAACCGTTCGGGGCTCACTATTCGCCTGAGCATGAGTGAGCTGCGCACTATCGGTCGGGCCACGCAGGGTGTGCGTTTGTTTAAGGTAGCGGCCAACGACGAAATCTCCTCGGTGGCCAAGGTGGCAGCCGCCGAAGTTGAAGAGCTGGAGCCTCTGGCTACGGATGCGCTGACCGGTGCCGCGCTGCTCGGCAGTGAAGCCGCACTACCAGTGGATGAGGAGCTGGCGGTAGCTGACGAAGCCGACCTCGACGAAGAAGAAGCCGACGCCGACGCCGACGCCGACGCCGACGCCGACGAAATCGACGAGCAAGAGTAGCCGTCAGCTGGTTTTAATAGGTGAGGGGCGGCCCCCAGGTGGGTCGCCCCTTTCTAGTGCCTGACCGGGCGCGTAGGATTTTAGCCGGCTTTAGTAGTAAGCCGCTTAGGCGGGCCTGCGCAAACCGCGGCTGGCATCCTGTTTGCCGGGCGGGTGTAGTTTTGTTCTCTCAACCATTTTCTTTTTTCCCTCCCAATGAAAAAATCCCTTCTGACGCTAGCCGCTACGGCGGCCCTGATGGGCACTGTGGGCCTGGCTACGCCTGCGCTGGCACAAAGCTCGGCAATTACCAATGCTATTCTGAGCCAGAAAGCCGGGCAGCTGGATAAGGCACTGGAAAGCATTAACCAGGCGGTTGCCAGCGACAAAACCAAAGACAAGGATAAACCCAAAGCGTGGTTTACGCGGGGCGAAATCTATTACCAGCTGGTAGACCCCAGCACTCAGGCGCTGTTTGCTAAATACACGGCGAATATGCAGCCTGGCGAAGCATTGCAAAAAGCAGCTGAGTCCTATCAAAAAGCTCTGGCGCTTGACGGGCCGACTGGTGAGTACGGCAAGCAGGTACCCGCCCGCTTACAGAATCTTTATGGGCTAGCCTTCAACGCCGGTGTGAAGAGCTATAACGACAAGGATTACGACAAGGCCATTGCCAATTATAAGCTGGCCTCGCAAATGAATCCGCAGGATACTACGGCCGTGCTCTACGGAGCCTATGCCTACTCGGCTAAGCAGGATTACGCGGGCGCTAAGTCAGCCTACAATCAACTGCTGGGAATGGATGCGTACAAAACCAAGCCAGCGCCGGTAGGAGTCTATACCCAATTGTTGCAAATGGCCCGGCAGGAGAAAAATGATGCGGAGGCTCAGAAAGTTTTGCAACAGGCCCTGGCTGCATATCCTAACAACAAGACCTTTCTTATTGAGGACCTGAACGTGGCTATGAGTGGGGGAACAGTGCCGGAGCGCTGGATAAAATCAGCAAAGCCATTGCGGCCGACCCAAATAACGCCAACCTATACGCAGTGCGGGGCTCACTCTACGATAAACAGAGTAAAAATGACTTGGCCCAGGCCGACTACAAGAAGGCCATTGAACTGGACCCGAATAATTTCGATTCGCAGTTCAACATGGGGATATACAATTTCAACCAGGCTGCTAACCTTTATACCAAGGCTAGCAAGATGGATTTGAAAACCTACCAGCTGAAAGGTAAGCCGCTGGAGGTGCAGGGTAAAAAGTATTTTGAAGCCTCAGTACCGTATTTTGAGAAGGCGTTGGAGATTCAGCCCAATGACCCAAGCACCATCAGTGCACTGCAAAAAGTGTACTTCCGGTTGGGCCGCAATGCCGATTCGGAAAAGATGGCGACTCGTTTGCAGGCACTCAAAAAGTAGGCGCTAGATATAGCTGCTGAAATTAAAAGCCCGGCCAATATGGCCGGGCTTTTTTTGTATCTCAATGT
The genomic region above belongs to Hymenobacter sp. BRD128 and contains:
- the gyrA gene encoding DNA gyrase subunit A: MAEGEKIISINIEDEMRGAYIDYSMSVIISRALPDVRDGLKPVHRRVLYGMSELGVSYTKSHKKSARIVGEVLGKYHPHGDSSVYDTMVRMAQDWSLRYPLVDGQGNFGSIDGDSPAAMRYTEARLKRLSDELLGDLDKDTVDFQPNFDDSLEEPSVLPAKFPNLLVNGTSGIAVGMATNMAPHNLTEVVNGIVAYLDNEDITVTELMEHITAPDFPTGGIIYGSEGVKQAFETGRGRIVMRAKHHFETLPSGKEQIIVTEIPYQVNKASMIEKTAALINDKKIEGIAALRDESDRDGMRIVYELKRDALNTVVLNNLFKYTQLQSSFGVNNVALVKGRPMTLGLRDLIKYFVEHREEVIVRRTRFELAEAQKRAHILEGLLIALDHLDEVIKLIRESRDPEVARLGLIERFALSEVQARAILDMRLQRLTGLERDKLVAEYEDLMRLIDRLNTILASEAEQRALIKTELLDMRDRYGDARRTSINHAGGDFSMEDMIADEAMVITVSREGYIKRTSLDEYRTQGRGGVGARGAGSKQDDFTEHLFVATTHEYLLIFTEQGRMFWLRAYEVPETAKTSKGTPLQNLIDKPKEDAVRSVLNVRNLRSADYLENTFLMFCTEKGTVKKTPLEAYSRPRAAGINAITINEGDRLLDVQLLSGNSQVILASRSGRAVRFPEEKVRQMGRTAAGVRGITLSEDDADDKVVGMVCIADASQELLVVSDNGYGKRSALDEYRITNRGGKGVKAMQVTDKTGKLVSIQAVSDADDLMIINRSGLTIRLSMSELRTIGRATQGVRLFKVAANDEISSVAKVAAAEVEELEPLATDALTGAALLGSEAALPVDEELAVADEADLDEEEADADADADADADEIDEQE